A segment of the Pseudoalteromonas piscicida genome:
GAGCAAAGTAATGCTCTACATCGACATTGGAAAAGCTTGTCGCTATCACTCGTTTCAATTGGTTTAAATACGGTGTATCTAACATTCCCTTTTGATAGCTTAAATCCCTATGCTTTATTGTGCTCAACTTGCTCGCCTACTCTTTTTGAAAATCATGCTTCCTCAAGCTTTCCCCGATAAGCTGGCAGTGATACCTCCGCGATCAGACCACCACCATCTCGATTTCGTAGTCTTACGTTACCGCCGTGTGTAGTCACGATACGTTTGATAATGGCAAGCCCTAAGCCACTCCCTTCACTCCCTCTAGCCTGATCTCCCTGTTTAAATGGTTCGAATACAGACTCCAACTCTGACTCTGGGATACCTGGCCCTCTGTCCATTACTTTTACGATAACAGCACGGTGCTTGGCGCTATACTCTGTCGTCACCTCAATATCTTGTTCAGAATAACGGATCGCATTTTCAATCATATTAGTGAATACTCGCTTTAACGCGACGGCATTCATCATCACAGCTGGTAAGTATTCCTCTGCTTGCAAGTGAATTGGTCGCTGATGCTGCTGCTCTGCATGAACGACTTCTTCAATAACCGTGTTAACGTCGTCTGCCGACATTTCCGCACCGTTGTGATGACGGAGGTATTCAATGAATTGGTCGATAATCGCATTCATGTCTTCAATATCGTCGATTATCCCCTCGCGCAGGTAGTCTTCTTCATCCGACATCATTTCAGTTGCTAGACGAATTCGGGTTAAGGGCGTACGTAAATCGTGCGACACACCAGCCATTAACAGTCGTCTATCACTTTCTAGGTCTGCGATCCCTTAGACATTTTATTAAATGCCCGAGTCACCTCAATAACTTCTGTTGACCCTTCTTCGACAAGACGTGTTGAAAAGTCCCCGACGCCTACTCGACTAGCTGCAATTTGTAGAGATTTTAGCGGTTTGTTTAGATGCCTAGCAAAAAGCCACCCCCCCTAACACACTTAAAAAACCAATACTGGAGAGGTAAAAAACTAAAAACTCCATTTTTGTTTCACTGAGTCCGCTAAGCGGTACTCTTACCCAATACCCAGGCGCTTGCGGTGCTTCGACCCAATAAACAACCGGATCTCCTTGGCTTATCCTGACTCGCGCAGAACCATTTAGTTGCTCCGACATACTACGAGACAGCAATGTATATTCTTTGGCCTGCCCCAGCCCATTTACATAGGCCTCTCTTTGCGTCATCACCTCAATACCCGTTATCTCGAAAAATTTGCGAGATAGCGTATTGTCGACTTCAACACCATCTTCCCAATCAATGAAAACCGTTTTAACCTGCTTAGCAAGCATCAGATTCACTTGTTCAAAAGTTGGTTTGAAGACATATAAGGTAACGGTAATGTAAGACACGACTTGATTTATTAATAGTAACGCGCCGACAAAGAAGACGGTTTGCCCGAATGCACTACGAGGTAACATGCTGGCTACTTCACGCCGTCAGGCACAAATACGTATCCAAGACCCCACACCGTTTGTATATAGCGAGGATTAGAGGCGTCATCTTCAATCATACGACGCAAGCGCGAAACCTGAACGTCAATGCTACGCTCAAGTGCGCTATAATCACGCCCTCTAGCAAGGTTCATTAACTTATCTCGACTAAGCGGCTCTCGAGGGTGACTCACCAGTGCTTTAAGTACCGCAAACTCACCTGAGGTAAGTGAAATCGTCGCTTCCCCATGTTGCATCTCTCGCGTCGCTAAATTAAGGGTAAAGTTACCAAAGCTCACTTCATTTTCTTCTGCAGCAGGCGCACCTGGTACTTCTTTGGCACGACGACGAAGAATGGCTTTTATTCGCGCCAACAGTTCTCTTGGGTTGAAAGGTTTTGGAATGTAATCATCCGCGCCAAGCTCAAGACCAATAATACGGTCAACTTCATCACCTTTCGCCGTCAACATGACAATTGGGATCTCATTCTCTTTTTGTCTTAAACGACGACAGATGGAAAGACCATCTTCTCCAGGAAGCATCAAGTCTAACACCATCAAGTGAAAGTTTTCGCGTTCAAGTAGTCTGTCCATTTGTTCAGAATTGGCTGCACTGCGGACGATAAATCCCTGCTCTACGAGATAACGCTCTAAAAGACTGCGCAAACGCATATCGTCGTCAACTACGAGCACTTTGGTGGTTTCATTTCCCATTTATATTTCTTCTATTTATTAATTTACTAAAGCTTGCTGATCTGCGACATTTCGTGCACAAATCATCATCCTGTTCATTTAACGCTCATGGCGATAATGGACCATGATATTATTATGCTTAAATATAATTGAATTTGGTGCTTTTCGACACCATACATTGATACTAGATTGTTACCGAACATTACAAGGGTTTAACCCAAAACACCTGAGAAACATGAAAACGAATTTGATCACGCCCGAAGGATACCGCCAACTGCAGCAAGAACATGATCACCTGTGGTTTGAAAAGCGCCCAGAGATCACCAAAATTGTGAATTGGGCAGCGAGTTTAGGCGATCGCTCCGAAAATGCCGACTACACCTTCAATAAACGTTTATTAAGGCAAATAGATAGACGGGTGCGCTTTTTACGAAAGCGTATGCCCGAACTAAAAGTCGTGGAATACAGCCCCGAACAAGAAGGTAAAGTATTTTTTGGCGCTTGGGTAGAAGTGGAAAGCGAAGAAGGCGAGGTTCGTGCATTTCGTATTGTTGGACCTGATGAAATATATGAACGCAATGACTACATCTCCATTGATGCGCCAATGGCTAGGGCCTTACTAAGCAAACAGGTCGATGATGAAATTACGGTCACCACACCGCACGGCCGAAGACTTTGGTATATCAACCAAATCGAATATCGCAGAAACACCGAACAATGATAACATTGAGCTAAATTTTGTTTGCCTGAGGTGAATATAATCTAGGCAACAAAGACCGATTAAGAAGAGTATAAGGATTTTGCATGAGCAATATCACACAACGTTTAGCAACGGAGCTTAACGCCAGAGAACAGCAAGTTAATGCTGCTATTAGTTTGCTAGACGAAGGGGCAACCGTTCCATTTATTGCACGTTACCGTAAAGAGGTAACGGGTGGCTTAGATGACACTCAACTGCGCTTGCTTGAGCAAAGGTTAGGTTACTTACGAGAGCTCGATGAACGTCGCGAGTTTATTTTAAAAACCATCGATGGGCAGGGTAAACTCACTGCTGAGTTAAATGCAGAAATACAAGCCGCCGACAGCAAAACCGTACTCGAAGATTTATATCTCCCATACAAACCAAAGCGCAGAACAAAAGGCCAAATCGCGATAGAAGCAGGTTTAGAAGCCTTAGCTGACGCTTTATTTGCAGATCCAACGTTGGACCCAGAGCAACAAGCGACTCCTTTCATTGATGAAAGCAAAGGCGTTGCAGACAGCAAAGCGGCTTTAGATGGCGCTAAGTTTATTCTCATGGAGCGTTTTGCAGAAGACGCAAAGCTACTTGCTAAACTCCGTGCACACCTTAAAGACAACGCGCAAATCGAAGCAAGAGTCATTGCCGGTAAAGAAGAAGCTGGAAGCAAATACCGTGACTACTTTGAACATAATGAGCTGCTAAATAAAATTCCATCACACCGCGCGCTGGCGATGCTAAGAGCCCGTAACGAAGGCTTTTTGCAGTTATCTATCAACCCGGAACCAAGCGCAGAGGACCCAGCTCAGTTTTGTGCACAGATCATTGCCGATCATTACCGCCTAGCTGTCTCTGGTAAAGCTGCCAGTGATTGGTTAATGGGAGTGGTCCAGTGGGCATGGAAAATTAAAATCGCCCTGCACTTGGAAAATGAATTCTTAGGGTCAATGCGTGAAAAGTCAGAGCTAGACGCTATCGAAGTTTTTGCGAAAAACCTAAAAGATCTGCTGATGGCTGCGCCTGCTGGTGCAAAAGTGACAATGGGTATCGATCTGGGATTACGTACCGGGTGTAAAGTCGCTATTGTCGATGCCACAGGCAAACTGATTGCAACCAGTACTATCCACCCTCATGCCCCTCAAAACCAGTGGGATAAGTCGCTGAAGACACTAGAGCAAATGTGCCGCCAATACAAAGTTGAGCTTATTGCTATCGGTAACGGAACCGCGTCTCGCGAAACCGACAAACTGGCCGCAGAACTGCTAAAAAGTGCTACCGAATTAAAGCTCAACAAAATCATGGTGAGTGAAGCTGGCGCATCGGTGTACTCAGCCTCTGAATTTGCCGCAAACGAATTTCCAGATCTTGATGTATCTCTACGTGGTGCAGTTTCTATCGCAAGAAGATTACAAGATCCGTTAGCAGAGCTTGTGAAAATCGAACCTAAATCAATCGGTGTTGGCCAATATCAGCATGATGTTTCTCAAAGCCAGTTAGGACAAACACTAACGGCTGTGGTCGAAGACTGCGTAAACTCAGTAGGTGTAGATGTGAATACGGCATCGATACCATTATTAACGCGCGTCTCGGGTTTGAATAAAACATTAGCCAGCAACATCGTAAAATACCGCGACGAAAATGGCTCTTTCACGGATCGCAAAGCGCTTAAAAAAGTTGAGCGATTAGGACCTAAAGCATTTGAACAAGCAGCTGGTTTCTTACGTATCGCCAATGGCGACGATCCACTGGATGCATCAGCAGTGCACCCAGAAGCTTACCCGGTTGTCAAAGCGATTTGTAAAAAACAAAATCTAGAAGTGAATACCCTTATCGGTAATCGCGAAGTCTTGAATGGCCTTGTGGCAAACGACTATGTAGATGATAAGTTTGGGGTACCAACGGTCACTGATATTATCAAAGAATTAGATAAGCCAGGCCGAGATCCTCGCCCAGAATTTAAAACGGCGCAGTTTAAAGCTGGTGTTGAGACAATCACAGATCTTAAAGTCGGTATGATTTTAGAAGGTGTGGTCTCTAATGTTGCCAATTTTGGGGCTTTTGTGGATGTAGGTGTACATCAAGATGGACTTGTTCACATTTCAGCACTCACGGATAAGTTTATTTCCGATCCGCGTGAAGTCGTTAAAGCGGGAGATATCGTTAAGGTCAAAGTGATTGAGGTTGATGTGCCTCGTAAACGCATTAGCTTTACCATGCGCTTAAACGATGAAATATCTCAAGCTCCAGCGCAAAAACAAAACGCTAAGCCGCACAAAGGAAAACCGGC
Coding sequences within it:
- the ompR gene encoding osmolarity response regulator transcription factor OmpR: MGNETTKVLVVDDDMRLRSLLERYLVEQGFIVRSAANSEQMDRLLERENFHLMVLDLMLPGEDGLSICRRLRQKENEIPIVMLTAKGDEVDRIIGLELGADDYIPKPFNPRELLARIKAILRRRAKEVPGAPAAEENEVSFGNFTLNLATREMQHGEATISLTSGEFAVLKALVSHPREPLSRDKLMNLARGRDYSALERSIDVQVSRLRRMIEDDASNPRYIQTVWGLGYVFVPDGVK
- the greB gene encoding transcription elongation factor GreB gives rise to the protein MKTNLITPEGYRQLQQEHDHLWFEKRPEITKIVNWAASLGDRSENADYTFNKRLLRQIDRRVRFLRKRMPELKVVEYSPEQEGKVFFGAWVEVESEEGEVRAFRIVGPDEIYERNDYISIDAPMARALLSKQVDDEITVTTPHGRRLWYINQIEYRRNTEQ
- a CDS encoding Tex family protein; protein product: MSNITQRLATELNAREQQVNAAISLLDEGATVPFIARYRKEVTGGLDDTQLRLLEQRLGYLRELDERREFILKTIDGQGKLTAELNAEIQAADSKTVLEDLYLPYKPKRRTKGQIAIEAGLEALADALFADPTLDPEQQATPFIDESKGVADSKAALDGAKFILMERFAEDAKLLAKLRAHLKDNAQIEARVIAGKEEAGSKYRDYFEHNELLNKIPSHRALAMLRARNEGFLQLSINPEPSAEDPAQFCAQIIADHYRLAVSGKAASDWLMGVVQWAWKIKIALHLENEFLGSMREKSELDAIEVFAKNLKDLLMAAPAGAKVTMGIDLGLRTGCKVAIVDATGKLIATSTIHPHAPQNQWDKSLKTLEQMCRQYKVELIAIGNGTASRETDKLAAELLKSATELKLNKIMVSEAGASVYSASEFAANEFPDLDVSLRGAVSIARRLQDPLAELVKIEPKSIGVGQYQHDVSQSQLGQTLTAVVEDCVNSVGVDVNTASIPLLTRVSGLNKTLASNIVKYRDENGSFTDRKALKKVERLGPKAFEQAAGFLRIANGDDPLDASAVHPEAYPVVKAICKKQNLEVNTLIGNREVLNGLVANDYVDDKFGVPTVTDIIKELDKPGRDPRPEFKTAQFKAGVETITDLKVGMILEGVVSNVANFGAFVDVGVHQDGLVHISALTDKFISDPREVVKAGDIVKVKVIEVDVPRKRISFTMRLNDEISQAPAQKQNAKPHKGKPAPKSSKPKSRDAGNAAMGNAFAEAFAKLKK